AAATCGATCTGTTCGGCGGCACGCGTCGCGCGGTGGAAGCCGCAAGCGCCGATGCCGACGCCGCGTCGGAAGACCTCGCCGACGCGCACGTGCAGCTAGCGGCGGAAGTCGCGCAGAACTACGTCGCGCTACGCGATCAGCAGGCCAGCCTTGCGCTGGTGCGCGACTCGGCCCAACTCGAAGGCGAGATGCTTGAGCTCACGCGTCAGCGTCGTGCAGGCGGTGTCGCTTCGGAGTTGGACGTCGAACGACTCTTCACACAGGTGGAGCAGACGCAATCGCGCGTGCTGCCGCTGGAAGCCGACGTCATCGAATCGCTCGATCAACTCGCACTCCTGACGGGACGCGCACCGGGTTCGTTGGACGACACACTCAAGTCGCCCAAGGCGTTGCCCACCGTTCCCGCGAAGGTGGCCATCGGCGATCCGTCGGCGTTGTTGCAGGCGCGTCCCGACATTCGTGCGGCCGAGCGGCGTCTGGCCTCACAGAACGCGCAGATCGGCGTGCAGACCGCCAACTGGTTTCCGAAGCTCTCGATCATGGGCGAACTCGGATATTCCGCGTTCGATCCGGGACATCTCGTGCGCAAGGACAACTTCAGTTGGATGACACTGCCGCGCCTGCAATGGAACGTGCTCGACTTCGGACGCGTGCAAGCGGGCGTGGACGGTGCAAAGGCGGGGCGCGATCAGGCGCAGGCCAAGTATGAAAGCGCGGTGCTCACGGCCCTGCGCGACGCAGACGTCGCGCTCGCGCGCTACGGTCATCAGCGGGAGAACGTCTACCGTTTGCGCAGTGTGGAAGCATCGGCCACGCGTGCGGCAACGCTCACGC
The Pandoraea oxalativorans genome window above contains:
- a CDS encoding efflux transporter outer membrane subunit, with product MTFHLRTLAVAATFLVAGCTVGPDYRGAPDVAGDALRTGATFSHAGEGVEAHAPGVARWWTALDDPQLTALIDDAIAHSPDIRAAQAKVRQSRASLRSHQADLLPKATVDAAMLRTRSPDLGMLTGNGSGGGRGPLDLYVAGFDASWEIDLFGGTRRAVEAASADADAASEDLADAHVQLAAEVAQNYVALRDQQASLALVRDSAQLEGEMLELTRQRRAGGVASELDVERLFTQVEQTQSRVLPLEADVIESLDQLALLTGRAPGSLDDTLKSPKALPTVPAKVAIGDPSALLQARPDIRAAERRLASQNAQIGVQTANWFPKLSIMGELGYSAFDPGHLVRKDNFSWMTLPRLQWNVLDFGRVQAGVDGAKAGRDQAQAKYESAVLTALRDADVALARYGHQRENVYRLRSVEASATRAATLTRRRYRAGTASTLDWLDAERTRFSAEQDRIAGDAQLLKSFVTLHKALGLGWQVGQTTS